One region of Sebastes fasciatus isolate fSebFas1 chromosome 1, fSebFas1.pri, whole genome shotgun sequence genomic DNA includes:
- the emp3a gene encoding epithelial membrane protein 3 codes for MVFLLIFLTVLHLVTLAMLLIATLEKSWWIWDEMEITDLWYNCFHDNATNTWMCAATNESDWLQSVQALMVLSVVFSSISFLVFLGQLFTMSRGGLFYFTGLCQAFAGLAAFAACLIFTFHRKEILSDSRDLSKGRFGYCFILAWLCVPLLLVSGVLYVHLRKKQ; via the exons ATGGTCTTCCTGCTCATATTCCTAACCGTGCTGCATCTGGTCACCTTGGCCATGCTCCTCATCGCCACCCTGGAGAAG tcctGGTGGATATGGGATGAAATGGAAATCACAGACCTCTGGTATAACTGCTTCCATGATAATGCCACAAACACCTGGATGTGTGCTGCTACCAATGAAAGCg ACTGGCTGCAGTCTGTCCAGGCCCTCATGGTCCTCTCCGTGgtcttctcctccatctccttccTGGTTTTCCTCGGTCAGCTGTTCACCATGTCCAGAGGAGGACTCTTCTACTTCACAGGCCTCTGTCAGGCATTtgcag GTCTCGCAGCCTTCGCTGCCTGCCTCATCTTCACCTTCCACAGAAAGGAGATCTTAAGTGACTCCAGAGATCTGAGCAAAGGACGCTTCGGCTACTGCTTCATCCTGGCGTGGCTGTGTGTCCCTCTCCTCCTGGTCAGTGGAGTCCTCTACGTCCACCTGCGCAAGAAGCAGTGA